A genomic stretch from Halichoerus grypus chromosome 5, mHalGry1.hap1.1, whole genome shotgun sequence includes:
- the CYP7A1 gene encoding cytochrome P450 7A1 isoform X2, whose translation MMTISLIWGIVVAVCCCLWLILGMRRRQMGEPPLENGLIPYLGCALKFGANPLEFLRANQRKHGHVFTCRLMGNYVHFITNPLSYQKVLCHGKYLDWKKFHFTTSAKAFGHRSIDPSDGNTTDNINKTFIKTLQGDALNSLTEAMMENLQLVMRRPLVSKSKTPAWVMEGMYSFCYRVMFEAGYLTLFGKDLTGQDAQKGLILNNLDHFKEFDKIFPALVAGLPIHVFKTAHHAREKLAEGLRHENLGKRDRISELVRFLNDMLSTFDDMDKAKTHLAILWASQANTIPATFWSLFQMIRSPEAMKAAAEEVNKTLENAGQKISFDGSPICLNQMQLNDMPVLDSIIKESLRLSSASLNIRTAKEDFTLHLQDSSYNIRKDDIIALYPQLMHFDPEIYPDPLTFKYDRYLDENGKTKTTFYSNGIKLKYYYMPFGSGATICPGRIFAVQEIKQFLILMLSYFELELVESQVKCPPLDQSRAGLGILPPLNDIEFKYKFKHL comes from the exons ATGATGACCATATCTTTGATCTGGGGGATTGTTGTAGCAGTGTGCTGTTGTTTATGGCTTATTCTTGGAATGAGGAGAAG ACAAATGGGTGAACCACCTCTGGAGAATGGGTTGATTCCATACCTGGGATGTGCTCTGAAATTTGGTGCCAATCCTCTTGAGTTCCTGAGAGCAAATCAAAGGAAACATGGTCACGTTTTCACCTGCAGATTGATGGGAAACTATGTCCACTTCATCACAAATCCCTTGTCATACCAGAAGGTGTTGTGCCATGGAAAATACTTGGATTGGAAAAAGTTTCACTTCACTACTTCTGCAAAG GCATTTGGGCACAGAAGCATTGACCCCAGTGATGGAAACACCActgataatataaataaaactttcatcAAAACCCTGCAGGGCGATGCCTTGAATTCCCTCACAGAAGCCATGATGGAGAACCTCCAACTTGTCATGAGACGTCCGCTGGTATCTAAATCAAAGACGCCTGCCTGGGTGATGGAAGGGATGTATTCCTTCTGCTACCGAGTGATGTTTGAAGCTGGGTATTTAACTCTCTTTGGCAAAGATCTTACAGGGCAAGACGCACAAAAAGGACTCATTCTGAATAACCTTGACCACTTCAAGGAATTTGACAAAATCTTTCCGGCTCTGGTAGCAGGCCTCCCCATTCATGTGTTCAAGACCGCACACCATGCTAGGGAAAAACTGGCAGAGGGCTTGAGGCATGAGAACCTCGGAAAGAGAGACCGCATCTCGGAACTGGTCAGGTTTCTGAATGACATGCTTTCCACCTTCGATGACATGGATAAGGCTAAGACACACCTCGCTATCCTCTGGGCGTCACAAGCAAACACCATCCCGGCGACTTTCTGGAGCTTATTTCAAATGATTAG GAGCCCTGAAGCAATGAAAGCAGCTGCTGAAGAAGTGAATAAAACACTAGAGAATGCTGGCCAAAAAATCAGCTTTGACGGCAGTCCTATTTGTTTGAATCAAATGCAACTGAATGACATGCCAGTGCTAG ataGCATCATCAAGGAGTCTCTGAGGCTTTCCAGTGCTTCTCTGAACATCCGGACTGCTAAAGAGGATTTCACTCTGCACCTCCAGGACAGTTCCTATAACATCCGCAAAGATGACATCATAGCTCTTTACCCGCAGTTAATGCATTTTGATCCAGAAATCTACCCAGACCCTTTG ACCTTTAAATACGATCGATATCTTGATGAAAATGGGAAGACAAAGACCACCTTCTATAGTAATGGAATCAAGTTAAAGTATTACTACATGCCCTTTGGGTCAGGAGCGACAATATGTCCGGGGAGAATATTTGCTGTCCAGGAAATCAAGCAGTTTTTGATTCTGATGCTTTCCTATTTTGAACTGGAGCTTGTGGAGAGCCAGGTTAAATGTCCCCCTTTGGACCAGTCCCGTGCAGGCTTGGGCATTTTACCACCATTAAATGATATTgagtttaaatataaattcaaacatTTGTGA
- the CYP7A1 gene encoding cytochrome P450 7A1 isoform X1, with protein MVNRATAKFRQMGEPPLENGLIPYLGCALKFGANPLEFLRANQRKHGHVFTCRLMGNYVHFITNPLSYQKVLCHGKYLDWKKFHFTTSAKAFGHRSIDPSDGNTTDNINKTFIKTLQGDALNSLTEAMMENLQLVMRRPLVSKSKTPAWVMEGMYSFCYRVMFEAGYLTLFGKDLTGQDAQKGLILNNLDHFKEFDKIFPALVAGLPIHVFKTAHHAREKLAEGLRHENLGKRDRISELVRFLNDMLSTFDDMDKAKTHLAILWASQANTIPATFWSLFQMIRSPEAMKAAAEEVNKTLENAGQKISFDGSPICLNQMQLNDMPVLDSIIKESLRLSSASLNIRTAKEDFTLHLQDSSYNIRKDDIIALYPQLMHFDPEIYPDPLTFKYDRYLDENGKTKTTFYSNGIKLKYYYMPFGSGATICPGRIFAVQEIKQFLILMLSYFELELVESQVKCPPLDQSRAGLGILPPLNDIEFKYKFKHL; from the exons ATGGTAAATCGGGCAACTGCTAAATTTAG ACAAATGGGTGAACCACCTCTGGAGAATGGGTTGATTCCATACCTGGGATGTGCTCTGAAATTTGGTGCCAATCCTCTTGAGTTCCTGAGAGCAAATCAAAGGAAACATGGTCACGTTTTCACCTGCAGATTGATGGGAAACTATGTCCACTTCATCACAAATCCCTTGTCATACCAGAAGGTGTTGTGCCATGGAAAATACTTGGATTGGAAAAAGTTTCACTTCACTACTTCTGCAAAG GCATTTGGGCACAGAAGCATTGACCCCAGTGATGGAAACACCActgataatataaataaaactttcatcAAAACCCTGCAGGGCGATGCCTTGAATTCCCTCACAGAAGCCATGATGGAGAACCTCCAACTTGTCATGAGACGTCCGCTGGTATCTAAATCAAAGACGCCTGCCTGGGTGATGGAAGGGATGTATTCCTTCTGCTACCGAGTGATGTTTGAAGCTGGGTATTTAACTCTCTTTGGCAAAGATCTTACAGGGCAAGACGCACAAAAAGGACTCATTCTGAATAACCTTGACCACTTCAAGGAATTTGACAAAATCTTTCCGGCTCTGGTAGCAGGCCTCCCCATTCATGTGTTCAAGACCGCACACCATGCTAGGGAAAAACTGGCAGAGGGCTTGAGGCATGAGAACCTCGGAAAGAGAGACCGCATCTCGGAACTGGTCAGGTTTCTGAATGACATGCTTTCCACCTTCGATGACATGGATAAGGCTAAGACACACCTCGCTATCCTCTGGGCGTCACAAGCAAACACCATCCCGGCGACTTTCTGGAGCTTATTTCAAATGATTAG GAGCCCTGAAGCAATGAAAGCAGCTGCTGAAGAAGTGAATAAAACACTAGAGAATGCTGGCCAAAAAATCAGCTTTGACGGCAGTCCTATTTGTTTGAATCAAATGCAACTGAATGACATGCCAGTGCTAG ataGCATCATCAAGGAGTCTCTGAGGCTTTCCAGTGCTTCTCTGAACATCCGGACTGCTAAAGAGGATTTCACTCTGCACCTCCAGGACAGTTCCTATAACATCCGCAAAGATGACATCATAGCTCTTTACCCGCAGTTAATGCATTTTGATCCAGAAATCTACCCAGACCCTTTG ACCTTTAAATACGATCGATATCTTGATGAAAATGGGAAGACAAAGACCACCTTCTATAGTAATGGAATCAAGTTAAAGTATTACTACATGCCCTTTGGGTCAGGAGCGACAATATGTCCGGGGAGAATATTTGCTGTCCAGGAAATCAAGCAGTTTTTGATTCTGATGCTTTCCTATTTTGAACTGGAGCTTGTGGAGAGCCAGGTTAAATGTCCCCCTTTGGACCAGTCCCGTGCAGGCTTGGGCATTTTACCACCATTAAATGATATTgagtttaaatataaattcaaacatTTGTGA